A single region of the Vicia villosa cultivar HV-30 ecotype Madison, WI linkage group LG4, Vvil1.0, whole genome shotgun sequence genome encodes:
- the LOC131596428 gene encoding protein EARLY FLOWERING 3-like — protein sequence MSRGKGDAEKVGPMFPRLHVNDTAEKGGPRAPPRNKMALYEQFSVPFQRFNPNSNSNSNSSNSLPLTRSSSLGNDPERSYISHQSNGANMHTLSPQLEHRKKVDGDDSRAYDRSRIGQSNDKTMKSFNGEKLTPTGSGNFGCLVSGKNVGDKDQTQFGSLLMKMRKDVKNKGEAHLQEIIVSPVRQAEMISDEEDQSDACLQQESNNIEHGGSLIDSAMDMDNRNSLVLRGCFCSTVDQTSVLEAANHTEYDDTNIDSPIENGTSEGSDDLSKNSTLENMPSPKLSPDGVVELLGQQLFWKARRKITNQQRMYAVQVFELHRLIKVQHLIAESSNLFLLDAAAILGKSPLQGSNSKSLSLEEVVEPQTQNHKQQDHSENLNHNLECSTENGVGKTSFSSQKPDQENAGSQCFNQSPGHQWLIPVMSPSEGLIYKPYPGPGFPGAVYGGYQSFGHSPSDGALMNPAYGVPSFHQAIAMSPFIPPSSYAYFPPHGVPAMNQSASGSVAEQVNQFVAQGSRDRNSNSSLVGADFDTRNQSSCNISNQKSGAILHVAKSRPSRERELANSPNEKAPGIRIEKSSEGRDALPSSFTVPLVSDEVFQSLETRQKPQVIRVVPHNPRSATVSAARIFQSIQEERKQYDLL from the exons ATGAGCAGAGGGAAAGGTGATGCCGAGAAAGTGGGACCCATGTTCCCAAGGCTCCATGTCAATGACACGGCAGAGAAAGGAGGACCAAGAGCACCGCCGAGGAACAAGATGGCACTGTATGAACAATTCAGTGTTCCCTTTCAAAGATTCAACCCTAAttctaattcaaattcaaattcttctAACTCACTTCCTCTAACACGTTCGTCAAGCTTG GGAAATGACCCCGAGAGAAGTTATATTTCTCACCAATCTAATGGAGCAAACATGCACACTTTGTCACCACAACTTGAACATAGAAAAAAAGTAGATGGAGATGATAGTCGTGCATATGATCGCTCGAGGATTGGTCAATCTAATGATAAAACAATGAAGAGTTTCAATGGGGAAAAACTCACTCCTACGGGCTCCGGGAATTTTGGTTGTTTAGTATCCGGGAAAAATGTTGGTGACAAAGATCAAACACAATTTGGCTCCCTGCTCATGAAAATGAGAAAAGATGTGAAAAATAAGGGTGAAGCGCATCTGCAAGAAATTATTGTCAGTCCAGTGAGGCAAGCTGAGATGATTTCAGATGAAGAGGATCAGAGTGATGCTTGCCTACAACAGGAATCCAATAATATTGAACATGGTGGCAGTCTCATTGACTCTGCGATGGATATGGATAATAGAAACAGCCTTGTATTAAGAGGCTGCTTTTGTTCTACAGTGGACCAAACCAGTGTACTTGAAGCTGCCAACCATACCGAGTATGATGATACAAACATTGACAGCCCAATAGAAAATGGAACCTCAGAAGGAAGTGATGATCTATCCAAGAATTCCACTCTAGAAAATATGCCAAGCCCGAAACTTTCTCCTGATGGTGTCGTAGAGTTATTAGGTCAACAACTATTTTGGAAAGCAAGACGAAAAATTACCAA TCAACAGAGAATGTATGCGGTCCAAGTGTTTGAATTGCACAGACTGATAAAG GTTCAACATCTGATTGCTGAATCATCAAATCTTTTTTTGCTCGACGCTGCTGCTATTTTGGGAAAATCTCCTCTGCAGGGATCTAATTCTAAAAGCCTCTCATTGGAAGAAGTTGTTGAACCTCAGACACAAAATCATAAACAGCAAGACCACTCTGAAAACCTAAACCATAATTTGGAATGTTCTACTGAAAATGGAGTTGGGAAAACATCGTTTTCATCCCAAAAACCAGACCAGGAAAATGCTGGTTCACAGTGTTTTAATCAATCACCCGGACATCAGTGGTTAATTCCTGTTATGTCTCCTTCCGAGGGGCTTATCTACAAGCCATATCCCGGTCCTGGATTTCCTGGAGCTGTATACGGAGGATATCAATCGTTTGGACACAGTCCTTCAGATGGTGCATTAATGAATCCTGCCTATGGAGTTCCAAGTTTTCATCAAGCGATTGCGATGTCACCATTCATTCCTCCAAGCAGTTATGCCTACTTCCCTCCTCACGGCGTGCCAGCAATGAATCAATCAGCATCAGGGTCAGTTGCTGAACAGGTAAACCAGTTTGTGGCACAAGGTTCTCGTGATCGAAACAGTAATTCATCCTTAGTTGGAGCCGATTTTGACACTCGAAATCAAAGCTCGTGTAATATTTCAAATCAAAAAAGTGGAGCCATATTACATGTTGCAAAATCTAGGCCATCTAGAGAAAGAGAACTCGCAAATAGTCCTAATGAAAAGGCACCGGGAATAAGAATAGAGAAATCTTCTGAAGGAAGAGATGCACTTCCATCTTCCTTTACGGTTCCATTAGTATCAGATGAAGTCTTTCAATCGCTTGAAACAAGACAAAAACCTCAAGTAATCAGAGTTGTGCCACATAACCCACGGTCTGCAACGGTATCAGCTGCTAGAATTTTTCAGTCAATCCAAGAAGAGAGAAAACAGTATGATCTATTATAG